Proteins encoded within one genomic window of Deltaproteobacteria bacterium:
- a CDS encoding 2-hydroxyacyl-CoA dehydratase family protein, whose translation MFEKNSRLLIDEFYEVLKDPSAYGRKIKEEGRRKVVGYLCSYTPEEIIYAAGAHPFRLFGTGENIYLADAHLQSYCCSLVRGALEGALAGHLDFLEGVVFPHTCDSIQRLSDIWRMNVKGTFHIDVVLPVKLDTESARAYMIDILTKFRNDLGGYLQSEITEEKLTNALNTFNTIRGYLKRLYELKAENPGIITGSDLYAVVKSSMIMDRGHLLEVLPTFVNELEKKKESAASSPGKRTILAGGVCTHPDL comes from the coding sequence ATGTTCGAGAAGAATTCCCGGCTCTTAATCGATGAATTTTATGAAGTTTTGAAAGACCCGTCAGCCTACGGCAGAAAAATAAAAGAGGAGGGACGCCGGAAGGTCGTGGGATATCTGTGTTCTTATACACCGGAAGAAATCATATACGCAGCAGGTGCTCACCCTTTCAGGCTTTTCGGGACAGGAGAGAATATTTACCTTGCCGACGCCCATTTGCAATCTTACTGCTGCTCCCTGGTGCGTGGAGCTCTTGAAGGAGCCCTGGCAGGTCACCTCGATTTTCTTGAAGGGGTGGTTTTTCCGCATACCTGTGATTCGATTCAGCGCCTCTCCGACATCTGGCGAATGAATGTTAAGGGAACTTTCCACATTGACGTAGTGCTGCCGGTAAAACTCGACACAGAGAGCGCAAGAGCATACATGATCGACATCCTGACAAAATTCAGGAACGACCTTGGCGGATACCTGCAAAGTGAGATTACCGAGGAAAAGCTGACAAATGCACTGAATACATTCAACACCATCAGGGGGTATCTGAAGAGACTTTACGAATTGAAAGCTGAAAACCCCGGGATAATCACCGGAAGCGATCTGTATGCCGTTGTCAAATCGTCCATGATCATGGACAGGGGCCATCTTCTGGAGGTTCTTCCCACATTTGTTAATGAATTGGAAAAGAAAAAGGAGAGTGCGGCATCATCTCCAGGTAAGCGTACCATCCTGGCCGGTGGCGTGTGC